The following coding sequences are from one Candidatus Acidiferrales bacterium window:
- a CDS encoding prolyl oligopeptidase family serine peptidase: MQFRRYLNVRSLQVALIVAAVCLFALADALYAAPNGFTLEQVMSFAFPDNIASSGGSDRVAWTFDIKGVRNIWVADAPDFAAREVTHYSEDDGQAIASVRLTPDGKAVVYARGSETNSVNEVADPTSDVQKPEQQVWAVGVASGQPRLLGTLECGHEGCEDIELSPDGQFAVWAARDALWIAPVSGAVQAHQLCYVRGDNSDPRWSPDGKEIAFTSNRGGHSLIAVYNFGKDSIHYLHPTVDRDGLPRWSPDGKSIAYVKTNGAERGLPIIPLRPQPWSIWVGNPVSGEAHLVWRSGNTMDDSIPRLTEADSFHFAAENRITFSSEKDGRNHLYSVSADGGDVVLLTPGDFDAKGVTLSFDGKTLYYESNQNDVDRRHIWRVSIAGGTPPEALTKGDTIEWFPVETGDGKYVLCLGSSATTPAMPYRITSSGREMIAREELPSDFPSAQLVTPKQVIFKSLDGLEIHGQLFVPRGRLEHAAALVYMHGGSMRQMMLGFHYMDYYHYAYAENQYLVSKGFVVLSVNYRTGIMYGRAFREPVDGGWRGASEYKDIVAAGKYLQGLSYVNPNKIGLWGGSYGGFLTAMGLARNSDIFKAGVDMHGVHDWSVFLSRWTRYEGGEAQGAPDLAQAVKLAFSSSPDASIDTWKSPVLLIQGDDDRNVPFDQMVDLVQRLRGDHVPFEQIVFPDEIHGFLMWKTWMKAYAATADFFERVLVKGETIPPSE, encoded by the coding sequence ATGCAATTTCGTCGATATCTGAATGTTCGGAGTCTGCAAGTTGCGCTGATCGTTGCGGCGGTGTGTTTATTTGCTTTGGCGGATGCGCTATATGCGGCCCCGAATGGTTTTACGCTCGAACAAGTCATGAGTTTCGCCTTTCCGGACAACATTGCTTCTTCCGGCGGGTCAGACCGCGTTGCTTGGACTTTCGACATCAAGGGAGTTCGAAATATCTGGGTCGCCGATGCGCCGGATTTTGCCGCTCGCGAAGTGACTCATTATTCGGAAGACGATGGCCAGGCCATCGCGAGCGTTCGCCTAACCCCGGACGGAAAAGCAGTCGTGTATGCGCGCGGCAGCGAAACAAATTCCGTCAATGAAGTGGCCGATCCGACGAGCGATGTGCAGAAACCCGAGCAGCAGGTGTGGGCCGTTGGCGTTGCGAGTGGTCAACCGCGCCTGCTGGGCACCTTGGAGTGCGGACATGAAGGCTGCGAAGACATTGAGCTATCTCCCGATGGACAATTCGCTGTATGGGCTGCGCGTGACGCTCTCTGGATTGCTCCCGTGTCTGGTGCTGTCCAGGCCCATCAGCTCTGTTACGTGCGAGGAGACAACTCCGATCCTCGATGGTCTCCGGACGGTAAAGAGATCGCATTCACGAGCAATCGCGGAGGTCACAGTTTAATTGCCGTCTACAACTTTGGAAAAGACTCGATCCACTACCTGCATCCGACGGTAGATCGCGATGGCTTGCCCCGCTGGTCTCCGGACGGCAAGAGTATCGCTTATGTAAAGACAAACGGTGCCGAGCGCGGCCTTCCAATCATTCCTTTGCGTCCGCAGCCGTGGTCAATTTGGGTTGGGAATCCAGTTAGCGGGGAAGCCCACCTGGTCTGGCGTAGCGGCAATACTATGGACGACTCCATCCCTCGTCTCACGGAAGCCGATTCATTTCATTTTGCCGCAGAAAATCGAATCACTTTTTCCTCGGAAAAAGACGGCCGGAATCATCTCTATTCGGTTTCGGCTGACGGTGGAGACGTCGTGTTGTTAACACCGGGCGATTTCGACGCGAAGGGCGTCACGCTGAGCTTTGACGGCAAAACGCTTTATTACGAGTCCAACCAGAACGACGTGGATCGCAGACACATCTGGCGCGTAAGCATCGCTGGCGGCACACCGCCCGAAGCATTAACCAAAGGCGACACAATCGAGTGGTTTCCTGTCGAAACCGGCGACGGCAAGTATGTTCTGTGTCTTGGCTCCAGCGCCACTACTCCGGCGATGCCTTATCGAATCACGTCGAGCGGCCGCGAAATGATTGCACGCGAGGAGTTGCCCAGTGACTTTCCGTCCGCTCAACTCGTGACTCCGAAGCAGGTCATTTTTAAGAGCTTGGATGGGCTTGAGATTCATGGCCAGCTCTTTGTGCCGCGAGGGAGATTAGAGCATGCTGCAGCGCTTGTATACATGCACGGCGGGTCTATGCGTCAGATGATGCTGGGTTTCCATTATATGGACTACTACCACTACGCCTACGCGGAAAATCAGTATCTCGTGAGCAAGGGATTTGTCGTGCTGTCCGTGAACTACCGAACCGGGATCATGTATGGCCGCGCGTTTCGCGAGCCGGTGGATGGCGGCTGGAGAGGCGCTTCCGAGTATAAGGACATTGTAGCCGCGGGTAAGTATCTGCAAGGACTGTCCTACGTGAATCCCAACAAGATCGGTCTTTGGGGCGGTTCGTACGGAGGATTTCTGACCGCTATGGGTTTGGCGAGGAATTCCGACATTTTCAAGGCCGGCGTGGACATGCACGGTGTCCACGACTGGTCCGTTTTTCTCTCGCGGTGGACGCGTTATGAGGGTGGTGAAGCGCAAGGTGCGCCCGACCTGGCCCAAGCGGTGAAGCTAGCCTTCAGTTCTTCGCCGGACGCGTCAATCGACACATGGAAATCTCCAGTATTACTGATTCAGGGAGACGACGACCGCAATGTGCCGTTCGATCAAATGGTGGACCTTGTGCAGCGGCTGCGTGGCGATCACGTTCCCTTTGAACAGATTGTGTTTCCTGACGAGATTCACGGTTTTCTGATGTGGAAGACGTGGATGAAAGCGTATGCCGCGACTGCGGATTTCTTCGAGCGCGTGCTTGTGAAGGGCGAGACTATTCCGCCGAGCGAGTAA
- a CDS encoding EVE domain-containing protein, with the protein MDYLLKTEPSEYSFADLQRDKITIWNGVSNPAAVKNLREMKPGDRLVIYETGDRKSSVGTAIVISVEANNPKDPHVKIRAGESLDATTLAEIKGKKLFAVSPLVRQARLSVVPLTAAQYKFLTSR; encoded by the coding sequence ATGGATTACCTGCTTAAGACAGAACCTTCCGAATATTCGTTCGCGGATTTACAGCGTGACAAGATCACAATTTGGAATGGCGTCTCGAATCCAGCCGCAGTAAAGAATCTCAGAGAGATGAAGCCCGGCGACCGTTTGGTGATTTATGAAACGGGAGATCGAAAGAGTTCCGTCGGGACTGCCATCGTAATTTCGGTTGAGGCAAACAATCCAAAAGATCCTCACGTGAAAATTAGGGCAGGTGAGTCTTTGGACGCGACGACGCTTGCGGAGATCAAAGGCAAAAAGCTTTTCGCAGTGTCGCCTCTAGTTCGCCAGGCCAGGCTGAGCGTTGTTCCATTGACGGCTGCGCAATATAAGTTTCTGACGAGCCGCTAA
- a CDS encoding lipase maturation factor family protein — MGGRIVDFFNWLLGPESGKTPGHLGPRWIFLRALGVIYFSAFYSLAYQVKGLVGPNGILPANNYLDAIRHSVSGVARLWYAPSVFWFSSTDRALMIVCWIGLIAAIALILNVWPQLSAGICFVCFLSFIGVLQDFSSYQSDGMLLEAGFLCLFFAPRGWLPRWGESSAPARACLGLLLWEWFRIYFESGIGKMLGGDPEWRHLTAMYEYYQNGPLPTWIGWYVQHAPHWFHWLAALATLVMEMGMVLLVFLPRRFRLICFFIVTLWEIGVILTANYAFLNYLVLSLGFLLLDDKFLLRIISVKWFPRYRAAVARLTAGGRQDTAGTKDFAPAAVISDEKTSGSILLRKTTFENMRTRLVAWRLRGGRIFKPVWMTSAGICFAWLFYATTAQLVWMPLQNLHLPEWPVEALEPFRIANQYGLFEVMTRARYEIEFQGSNDGGATWTAYPFQYKPQDVTRPPGIYAPYQPRFDWNLWFASLGTWRQYHFVVYTEESLLDGSPEVLSLFARNPFPNGPPQVIRCVIWQYWFTDMATKRETGDWWTRKLLGLYAPTLGREGNGRYRVLQEPVPFEPQDEQ, encoded by the coding sequence GTGGGCGGTCGTATTGTCGATTTTTTTAACTGGCTTTTGGGGCCGGAGTCGGGGAAAACTCCTGGCCATTTGGGCCCGCGCTGGATTTTTCTCCGTGCGCTGGGCGTAATTTATTTTTCCGCATTCTATTCCCTGGCATATCAGGTCAAGGGTTTGGTTGGGCCGAATGGCATTTTGCCGGCCAACAATTACCTGGACGCCATTCGTCATTCCGTTTCGGGCGTCGCGAGGTTGTGGTATGCGCCGTCCGTGTTTTGGTTTAGCTCGACGGACCGTGCGCTGATGATCGTTTGTTGGATTGGGCTGATTGCTGCCATTGCCCTCATATTAAATGTTTGGCCGCAACTTTCCGCTGGGATTTGCTTTGTTTGTTTTCTTTCCTTCATTGGTGTGCTGCAGGATTTTTCAAGCTACCAGTCTGACGGGATGTTGCTCGAAGCGGGATTTCTCTGCCTTTTCTTCGCGCCCAGAGGTTGGCTGCCACGCTGGGGTGAGTCTTCGGCGCCAGCGCGAGCATGTCTGGGTTTGCTCCTGTGGGAGTGGTTCCGCATTTATTTCGAGTCCGGCATCGGGAAAATGCTCGGCGGCGATCCCGAATGGCGCCATCTGACCGCAATGTACGAGTATTACCAGAATGGCCCTCTGCCCACATGGATTGGCTGGTATGTGCAGCATGCCCCGCATTGGTTTCACTGGCTTGCAGCGCTCGCCACGCTCGTAATGGAGATGGGAATGGTTCTGTTGGTTTTCCTGCCGCGGCGATTCCGGCTGATTTGCTTCTTCATCGTGACGCTGTGGGAGATTGGCGTGATACTCACGGCAAATTACGCGTTTTTGAATTATCTTGTGCTTTCGCTCGGTTTCTTGCTGCTCGACGACAAATTTCTTTTGCGAATAATTTCGGTGAAGTGGTTCCCTCGGTATCGTGCTGCCGTGGCGAGATTGACCGCAGGCGGACGCCAAGATACGGCGGGAACTAAGGATTTCGCGCCCGCCGCAGTGATCTCCGATGAAAAAACGTCAGGATCGATTTTGCTTCGAAAGACGACTTTCGAAAATATGAGAACCCGGCTTGTGGCATGGCGTTTGCGAGGTGGACGCATCTTTAAGCCAGTTTGGATGACGTCGGCAGGAATTTGCTTCGCTTGGCTGTTTTATGCGACGACGGCGCAACTGGTTTGGATGCCCCTGCAAAATCTGCATCTTCCGGAATGGCCGGTGGAAGCTTTGGAACCATTCCGGATTGCCAATCAGTATGGGCTCTTCGAAGTAATGACCAGGGCACGTTATGAAATCGAGTTTCAAGGCTCGAACGACGGCGGCGCGACATGGACTGCCTATCCGTTTCAGTATAAGCCCCAAGACGTGACTAGACCGCCGGGGATTTACGCGCCGTATCAGCCACGATTTGATTGGAATTTGTGGTTCGCATCCTTGGGTACTTGGCGCCAATACCATTTTGTGGTGTACACGGAGGAATCACTGCTTGACGGAAGTCCCGAAGTGCTTTCGCTCTTTGCGCGCAATCCATTTCCCAACGGGCCGCCGCAGGTCATTCGCTGCGTCATCTGGCAATATTGGTTCACGGATATGGCGACGAAGCGTGAGACGGGAGATTGGTGGACACGAAAACTACTGGGGCTTTACGCGCCAACTCTCGGGCGGGAAGGGAACGGTCGCTATCGCGTGCTGCAAGAACCTGTACCCTTCGAGCCTCAAGATGAGCAGTAG
- a CDS encoding DHHA1 domain-containing protein encodes MTERLYYNDSFLREFDAQVVACEPADGRWRVRLDRTAFYPTSGGQPFDTGTLNRVNVVEVLDDAADNVIHLTEEPLNAGTAVHGVIDWTRRFDHMQQHTAQHLLSAAFIERFQFQTVSFHMGRDISTIDLATPSVVPRHLEDAESRVNEIICEDRPIKVRYGTAEELAADGIRKKVDREGTLRVVEIESFDRQPCGGTHLSRTGQAGLLLIRKCERQKQNWRIEFVAGFRALATAREDLVVLKKASEQFGCAMAKLPEMVGKAQEERRSLQREARKLTERLVELEAAELLGDETKYSADGAPKIVSVVSQDATASYLAMLAAKLVVNSGVRAILASRGAKTVVLAQSAELDGDMGAMLRELLAAVGGKGGGSKVFAQGTVSDMASLDKVVAGGRARLIALGSQK; translated from the coding sequence ATGACGGAACGTCTTTACTATAACGATTCGTTCTTGCGCGAATTCGATGCGCAAGTCGTCGCTTGCGAACCAGCGGACGGCCGATGGCGCGTTCGTTTGGATCGAACTGCGTTTTACCCCACGTCAGGTGGTCAGCCGTTCGACACCGGAACATTGAATCGCGTGAACGTCGTCGAAGTGCTGGACGATGCGGCCGATAATGTGATTCACCTCACAGAAGAACCTCTCAATGCTGGAACAGCAGTTCATGGCGTTATCGACTGGACGCGCCGCTTCGACCACATGCAGCAGCACACCGCGCAGCATTTGCTTTCAGCGGCTTTCATCGAACGATTTCAGTTTCAAACGGTTTCATTTCACATGGGCCGGGACATCTCCACAATCGATTTGGCAACTCCGTCCGTTGTCCCGCGCCATCTGGAAGACGCGGAGTCGCGCGTAAACGAAATTATTTGTGAAGATCGGCCGATCAAGGTTCGCTATGGGACTGCTGAAGAATTGGCCGCGGATGGGATCCGCAAGAAAGTCGATCGCGAAGGAACGTTGCGCGTGGTCGAAATCGAGAGCTTCGATCGACAGCCATGCGGAGGCACGCATCTGTCTCGGACGGGTCAGGCGGGTTTGTTGCTCATTCGGAAATGCGAACGGCAAAAGCAGAACTGGCGTATCGAGTTTGTCGCAGGATTTCGAGCGCTTGCGACCGCGCGCGAAGATCTGGTGGTGCTGAAAAAAGCCTCTGAACAGTTTGGTTGCGCGATGGCCAAGCTGCCGGAAATGGTTGGCAAAGCCCAGGAGGAGCGCCGGTCGCTCCAGAGGGAAGCCAGAAAACTGACAGAGCGTCTCGTTGAGTTGGAAGCAGCGGAATTGCTTGGCGACGAAACAAAGTATTCTGCCGATGGCGCACCAAAAATCGTGAGCGTCGTCTCCCAGGATGCCACGGCGAGTTATTTAGCGATGCTCGCGGCGAAGCTGGTTGTCAACTCCGGTGTGCGAGCGATCCTTGCAAGCCGCGGCGCAAAAACGGTTGTGCTGGCGCAATCAGCGGAGCTCGATGGTGACATGGGCGCCATGCTGCGCGAATTGCTGGCTGCGGTCGGAGGAAAAGGCGGGGGCAGTAAAGTGTTCGCTCAGGGTACGGTATCCGACATGGCTTCACTCGATAAGGTCGTGGCCGGGGGGCGTGCACGGCTGATTGCCCTGGGTTCACAGAAGTAA
- a CDS encoding threonine synthase, translating to MTKPLQTAITHLECSRCKKEHPHNQLWNLCDCGGPLLARYDLKTAAKTLTRDALRSRSATMWRYAEVLPSREPVSLGEGMTPVLHAKRLGQSFGLDKLYIKDEGLNPTGSFKARGLSAAVSRAKELGAKALATPTAGNAGGALAAYAAQAGIPSVIVMPADTPLANEMECRAFGADVRKLDGLISDCGKYVAENKEKNGWFEVTTLKEPYRIEGKKTMAYELWEQSEGSLPDVIIYPTGGGVGMIGMWKAFEEMEAMGWIGKERPRMVTVQSAGCAPIVAAFEKGEENAPMWPNAATIASGLRVPKAIGDFLILRAIRESKGTAVAASDEDILATTKELAAKEGIFAAPEGGATVVAARKLAGNGWIEANETVVLFNTGCGYKYTEAWQKTLKAH from the coding sequence ATGACCAAACCACTACAGACTGCCATCACTCACTTGGAATGTTCCCGATGTAAAAAAGAGCATCCTCATAATCAACTTTGGAATCTTTGCGATTGCGGCGGACCATTGCTCGCACGCTACGACCTGAAAACGGCGGCAAAGACGCTGACGCGAGATGCTCTGCGTTCGCGCTCTGCGACGATGTGGCGCTACGCGGAAGTGCTGCCGTCGCGCGAGCCCGTCAGCCTTGGGGAAGGTATGACACCCGTCCTGCATGCAAAGCGACTCGGCCAATCATTCGGCCTGGATAAGCTGTACATCAAGGATGAAGGGCTGAATCCCACCGGGTCGTTTAAAGCGCGCGGACTTTCAGCGGCGGTGAGCCGTGCAAAAGAGTTAGGAGCGAAGGCGCTTGCAACACCGACGGCAGGAAATGCCGGCGGAGCGCTCGCGGCCTATGCTGCACAAGCGGGAATTCCCAGCGTGATCGTGATGCCTGCAGATACTCCCCTTGCCAACGAGATGGAGTGCCGCGCGTTCGGCGCCGACGTCCGCAAACTCGACGGCCTAATCTCCGACTGCGGCAAGTATGTCGCAGAAAACAAAGAGAAGAATGGCTGGTTCGAAGTAACCACATTGAAGGAGCCGTACCGAATTGAAGGCAAGAAAACCATGGCGTATGAGCTCTGGGAGCAATCCGAGGGAAGTCTGCCCGATGTGATCATCTATCCCACGGGAGGCGGCGTGGGGATGATTGGGATGTGGAAAGCATTCGAAGAAATGGAAGCAATGGGTTGGATCGGCAAAGAGAGACCGCGAATGGTCACGGTTCAGTCGGCAGGCTGCGCGCCCATCGTTGCCGCTTTTGAAAAGGGTGAGGAGAACGCGCCAATGTGGCCAAACGCCGCAACGATTGCGTCTGGTCTGCGGGTGCCAAAAGCCATTGGAGACTTCCTGATATTGCGGGCAATTCGAGAAAGCAAAGGTACGGCAGTCGCCGCGAGTGATGAAGATATTCTGGCGACGACGAAAGAGCTAGCCGCCAAGGAAGGAATCTTCGCCGCTCCGGAGGGCGGTGCGACAGTCGTTGCCGCCCGGAAGCTCGCCGGAAACGGATGGATTGAAGCAAATGAAACGGTGGTGCTTTTCAATACAGGTTGCGGATACAAGTATACCGAAGCATGGCAAAAAACCTTGAAAGCGCATTGA
- a CDS encoding HAD-IIB family hydrolase, with the protein MPIRLIAMDIDGTLLDSRHELPGANLDAVCDAAKRGIEIVFVTGRRFDFACPVAQHFSCDITLVVNNGALIKSKSGETHLRHLLPSALAHDVLAATREFRPGAAVIFDRPLKNQVIFEQIDWEDPVSAGYYRRNREFISECVPLEECLSEDPIQVMFVGSVARGRAALAALCAMPRSAEFSLAHTEYEQRDLSILDVIEAGCSKGAALAEWARRRGIAREEIMAIGDNWNDRDMLEFAGLPVVMGNSVDGLKSLGWAVTLSHDDAGVAAAIRKYA; encoded by the coding sequence ATGCCAATTCGGCTCATCGCCATGGACATCGATGGCACGCTTCTTGACAGCCGCCACGAACTCCCCGGCGCCAACCTCGATGCCGTCTGCGACGCGGCCAAACGGGGGATCGAAATCGTCTTTGTTACAGGGCGGCGTTTCGATTTTGCCTGTCCTGTCGCCCAACACTTTTCTTGCGACATCACTCTTGTCGTAAACAATGGTGCACTGATCAAATCGAAGTCCGGGGAAACGCATCTGCGGCATTTGCTCCCCAGTGCGCTGGCTCACGATGTGCTTGCTGCCACTCGTGAGTTTCGGCCTGGTGCAGCAGTCATATTTGATCGGCCCCTTAAAAATCAGGTGATTTTCGAACAGATCGACTGGGAGGACCCTGTGAGCGCGGGATACTACCGCCGCAATCGAGAATTTATTTCCGAATGCGTCCCACTCGAAGAATGCCTCAGCGAGGATCCCATTCAGGTTATGTTTGTTGGTAGTGTTGCGCGTGGACGAGCCGCCCTCGCGGCTTTATGTGCAATGCCGCGCTCTGCCGAATTTTCGCTGGCACATACAGAATACGAGCAGCGCGACCTCAGCATACTCGACGTGATTGAAGCGGGCTGCTCCAAAGGCGCCGCGCTCGCCGAATGGGCCCGACGCCGCGGCATTGCTCGCGAGGAAATCATGGCCATCGGCGACAACTGGAACGATCGCGACATGCTGGAATTCGCGGGTTTGCCAGTAGTCATGGGCAACAGCGTTGACGGACTGAAGTCGCTTGGCTGGGCGGTCACACTGTCTCATGACGACGCTGGCGTCGCCGCGGCTATCCGAAAATACGCTTAG